ATAATCCGCCGTGCCGCAACCCGAAGCATCTGGTTCCGGGAACTCATGAAGAGAACATGCGGGATATGACGGATCGGAAGCGAAACGCTTTCGGGGTGAAGAACGGTTCGGCAAAGCTTTCGGATGATGAGGCTAGACAGGTCTTTGAGCTTAGTTGGAGTGGAACGGCAACCCAGTGGGAGATCGCAAGACGGTTTGGGGTTTCCCAATTTATGGTGAGCACGATCAAGAACGGCAAGAACTGGATGCACTTGTTGCCAGTGGAGCAGACGCCATGACCGCTCCCCAGGCCTCTACCTCGTTCCCATCGGGCCAGACGGTGACGAAGCAGGCTCGATCATCCTCAATGCCTCGAAGGACGTGGACCGGGCGGTTGTCGAGC
The Vulgatibacter incomptus DNA segment above includes these coding regions:
- a CDS encoding HNH endonuclease, giving the protein MEFQLSRDDVENFWSKVEIRGEDDCWNWRASTNEDGYGQFGIWRGKQQKNFRAHRLAWSLDSQCDIPSGLVVRHKCDNPPCRNPKHLVPGTHEENMRDMTDRKRNAFGVKNGSAKLSDDEARQVFELSWSGTATQWEIARRFGVSQFMVSTIKNGKNWMHLLPVEQTP